Part of the Neovison vison isolate M4711 chromosome 14, ASM_NN_V1, whole genome shotgun sequence genome is shown below.
CTAGCCCCATTTTGCAGACTAGAAAATGGAGGTCCCAAGAGACAGCATGAGTCTCCCAGGTCACAGTGTTCATCACCGGTGGGGCAGCGACTTAGAAAGTAGCTCTTCCTGGCTTTCAGGAGGTGGAAGAGATTTGGGCCCTGCTAGACCCTCAGGACAGAGGACagccagggcccagggcaggaAGGGAGTGCCCAGATGTTGTCCCTGGAGCCCACACCCAGGGAAAGCAGCTCCGGGGTAGCCGAGCGAGTGGCAGTGTCCAGCCGGCACTATAGCGGTTTGCCAAGGGTGCCCTCTGTGACTGCCCGCGTGGCCTGCTCGGGTATACAGCCTGGGTCCGTCAGGATACTAGTAGATGTGCTCAGCTGGCGGAGAGAGTTCAAGACAGCTGGGGAAACAGAatgagaggatgagagagagagagggagggagagatacctcctggggtccagggatgtCCTCTGGATGCTGAAGGATAAGGAAGGGACACGAGCTGGCAAAACCGTCAGCCCCTCCCAGGATCTCTCTCTGCAGGTGTCCTGGAGGCTGGAGGACCATCCGGGGTACGTGGTGGGGGTGGCCAAAACTCAAGGCTATTCTGAAGGCAGGCTGGACCTGCGGTCTGAGCCGAATGGACATTCCTGGATATTCTGGTGGTGGGCAGAGGGGTGTCTCACGTACTTGGCCGGAGGGCGGGCAGGGAGCAGTACTGGTCCAGCCAAGCCAGTGAGGTCTGGCGGAGGCTCTGTAAGCTTGCTGTGGACACCATCCCATTGAAGGACTCGAACAGAGGCCGAATGAGGATGCTGAACTGGGCCCAGGTCAAGGAGCAGGCCTGCTGATCAGCCAGtaccctcccccagctcacgcGGAGCCCTGACATCTGGGCCAAACCCGGGGAAGGGCCTGGCCATGGTGGCACCTTGAACTTGGAGGCCTCCCGCCGCAGCCACCCGCCCACCCTGCCACGGCCTGCCCGGCCCCTCTGTGTCCATCTCCTGGGCTGCACTAGCCCCCCCCACAATCCCTGAGCATCCTGCCCCGGCCCAGCCAAGAGCTTGACCAGGTAAGGGAGTGAGACGCCCCACGCCTTCTTCAGGACCCACTCCACTCACGCCCCTCAAACTCGAGGTTCTCCCAAACTCTTCTTGGGACATTCTGTGGGCAGAGCCGTGCTCCCCTCAACCAGGGGCTCCTCCCTCGgtttccctctgctcccagcgAGTCCCTGAGCACTCCTGCTGGCCAAGATGCCAAGATGTCCTGGAAGGAGGGGGCGGAACCTGCGTCCCTTCCCCCGGGCGCAGCTCAGAGAGCCCCTGCCTGGTCAGTCGGGCACAGCGGGGTCTGGCCACggtgtccctcccctcccctgcccccactgctgGCCGGGGGAGGATACCACCCAGAACTTCCAGTTATGCAGCGTCCGGGTGCGAACGTATTCATCAAACATGTCTCGCATCTGGTCGAAACGCTGGTGTGTGATGGGCACCCCGGTAGCTGGAAGCTGCTGCTGGCACAGGCTAGGGGGCAGGGGGCCGGTCAGGGCTGGGGAGTCGTGCGGCACGCCCCCTCGCCCGCGGCACCCACGGGTCCCCCTCCACGCCCCGCGTACTTGATGGCGGCGTTGAGCTCCTCTATCTGGTCCCGTAGCTGCTGCGCTTCCTCCTGCATGGCCGCCCGCTCCTGCTGGAGCATGGCGATGTACTCGGCCGTCTTCTGCAGCGTGGTCGCCTTGCTCACCTACGGCATCACcagggtgggctcaggtgctgGCGGTGGCCCCCCCTCTGGGGCCCACTGAGGCACTGGGTGGGAGGAGGAAACCTGGTGTCCAGAGGGTCCTGGGAGTTGGTctcaggaggtggggggaggggggttgtcgACCAAGGAGCCCTGCCGGTTCTGGGGGCTCCGGCCTGCGCTGGAGGCTCACCTTGAGGCTGGGCTGGGCGCTGAGGGTGCTCACCAGCCCATGCAGGGTGTCAAAGCCCAGCTTGATGTTGAAGCGCCGTTTCTGCTCCGCAGAGATGTGGGTGATGCGCCGGCTCTCGGTCTTGGGGGGCAGATAGTGGGGTGAGCCTAGGAGGGAGCACGGAAGGGCCTCGGGGTAGCAAACAGATCTCGGGGTAAGGGCAAGTGCCACCTTGTTGCTGTCTGGACGGCCCCGGCTTAGGATGGGTTGAGGGGGAGAGACGCAGACACTCAGAGTCCCTGGGCCCCGTGCGGAGCTGAGGtccccagacagccgccgctcaCCACCTGTGGCAGGGACAGACACACCCACAGACAGAACGACACAGGGGAGAGGGTCCCATTGCCCTGTCCCTCTCGTCCTGGCCTCAGATGGAgtccccctttcttccttcccctttctccatccccGGGCATCCCTCCCGCCCCGCAAGCCCTCTTTACCGCTGTGCGCTGGGGGCGAGAGCCGCTCTGCTTTGGGGACAATCAGGGGCCTGGGAGGGGCCAGTGTGGCCGGGCCTGGAGGTGGCCGGGGCGGCGTGGGGGCCGGGGTCGGGGGTAGGAAGGTGCAGGGAAATTCAGGGGCCGTCTCCTGCTGGGGTGGAGAAGGGCGGAGAGTTGGGGCGAAGCCCGGGCCCAGCCTCGCCTCCCAGTGCTCGTCTCCCAGTGCCTGCCATCGTACCGGGGACCCTGAGGACCGGAGGAGGGTGCTGGACACAAGCGGTGGTTCCAGGCTCTGCTCGGGCTTAGCTGCGGACGGGCAGAAGTGTGAGGGCCCCCAGTCATCTCCGTCATCTCCCCAAACCCATCCCTCCCCTCCGAAAAAGCCCTTTTGGGTTCGGAACCCATGTCTCTaattcctccccacctccccccacctcaaGCTGAGCCTGAACCTGCCCCTTAAATCTTCGCCCTCTGCTcccacaggctccccactgctaCGTTGGGTCCCCGCCGTTCTGGCTCTTTCCATCTCACCTGCTGTGAGCAGCTTCGTGAGGCAAGGGTTGCTGCCCCCGGCAGTGGCAGTGGGGTTGGCAGTGATGGGGGCCAAGGTTGGGGGGCTGGGCTTCCGCCCTctaggggatggggtgggggaccTGCCTCTGGGCCGCATACCTTGGGGCACTGGGAAGTGGGGCCCATAAGGGGGCTCCAGATACCCCGAGGGCAGAAGGTCtatggggaagggggcaggggccGGGCCTGGACCTGGCTGTGGGGTGGATGGGAAGGCGGTGGGAGCAGGCAATGGGGACACTCCTGGGGCGGGAGGGACAGTGGAGAAGGGGAATCTGGGGGAGAAGAGAGGCTCCTCCTGCAGCAAAGCAGGGGCCGGCGCcatgggagggaaggtgggggccGGACAGGGCTCTAGGCCAGGCCCCTTGGCAAGGGCAGGATattggagcaggggtggggggaccgGCGGGGGTGGGAGCTTGGGCTTGGGGTCTTCAGGAAGGAGGAAATCAGAGTTCAGGAAGGCACTGGAATCCAGGGCGCCAGGGCAGCTGCTCCGGGCCTGGTTGggggacagagagcaggagagagagctgGTCTCTGCAGCCACCCCCGCAGCCTCTTGCCCTGGCTGAGCTCTGGACGGGGCTCTGAGACAGACAGGAGAAATGGTCCCTGCTGTCCCCCCTCCCACACACCAAGGGAGACTGTGGTCTAGTGAGGGGAGGGAGTAGAACACACGCGCATGCGCAATTCGGCATGCatcatcaggcttcctgcccacCTTTTCGTTCTCTCCAGAGGATGACTCCACCCAGCCACCTGTCCGTCCACGAACCCAACCATCGTCCCTTCACCTGTTTGTCCTCTCCCTTATCCCTCCACCAGCCGACCAGGTTTTAACCCCTTCGCCAAACTATCCGGCCATCTCTCCTTCATCCATCCGTCAAGCCGTCCCAAACCTCTCCACCCATCCACTGTGGGTTCCGTGGCCCGCGCCACTTCTCCAGCCGCCAGCCTGTTCGTGGACCCGCCAAACTATCCATCCCCAAATCCATCTACCAGCCCATCCATCCAACCGACCCCTCTCCTACCCACCCAGCCCCATCCACAACCCCCCGTCCATTGGCCAACACGCCCCTCCATCCACACACCCCCACTCGCTGGCTCACTAGCTCAGTCCCTGGGCAGCCATTCACCCAATGCTTCAACTCCGCTGGGTGAGCAAGGCTTAGCTCTTTCAGCGAGGGGCTCACTGCCCGGTTGAGGAGAGAGACCGCTCAAGGATGAGCTACAGGAGCGCCCGAACCCTCGGATGGCGGAAGCAGAAGGCATCTGACCGAGCAGCAGGGAGGCGACCTCCGAATGGAGCCCGCAGGTTCCTGATCCAAAATGGCAGCTTCCCCGTGTCCTAAACCCTCGCACTGAGCTTTCCGTCTCCCGGTGCGCTCGTTGGTGCTTCCCCTCCCATCTGGCTTGCCCTCTGCGGGTCTCTTCTTCTGTCCAAACCCGAACATTCACTAAGTCCAGAacctctcctcctccaggaagccttccataaACAACCCGGTCCTCAGCGGTGTCCTGCTTCgtgccctcccttctcccccatcccccacagccTTCAGCCTCCCCTCTACAACCTGGTCCAATTCTGCTTCACGAgggcccttcctccttcctcctgagCTGAACTGCTCCCTCTCAGAGGGCAGAGATGGGGTCCCTCTCAGTCGACCAAGCACACGACCCGGGCAGGTGAGCTCGGCAGggctgagtggggagggggcgggagctCACCTGCAGGCGGTTATGCCCCGAGAGGTGGCTCACGCCTGACGAGGCAGGGGGCACCTCGGAGCCGAAGACCCCACTGCTGAAGAAAGGGTCAGCCATGGGGCCAAAGCCGGGGGGCTCCGGGAAGTGTGAAGCCGTGGGCGTCGGTGGAGGGCGGTAGCTGGTGAAGAAATCTGTAATTCGGACACACGAGGCGGTAGCAGTTAGGGATAGGGCCAGGCATGGCTGGAAGCAGTGGGCGGAGAGTGGGCCTCGTGCCCTGTCCCCAGGCCGGGCTGGCCTGGCTGGCAatgaggtggggggaggcgggggagggggggcttcAACAGGAGATTGTGAAATTGGGGGAGTTTCTGTCTCACTCAGGGGAAGCAGCAAAACAGAGGTTTGGGTGGGATGGGCCTGCCTGCAGGCCAGCAGcagctgcgggggggggggtgtgtgagTAGGACCCCGGGAAACAGTCCTCCCGCGCATGGGgtccccttccccatcccaggccctggcactcccctctccctcctgttaCCAGCTCTGCTGGGGCCACATGGCAAGGGGCAGGGTGACAGAGAGTGCCagggagggaaaggggtgggGTGCGAGGGGCGGAGGTCCGGGATGGGGATGAGCCCGAGGGTGACGGGAGTTCTAGGGGTGAGCTAGAGGTGAGTGGGGTCGGGAGGTCACCGGGTCTGGGACAAGTTGGTTTGTGGGGAGGTCAAACAGGGCCTCAAAAGCAGAGCCTGGGAGTGGGCTGAAGGGCTAAGGGGGCCAGGGCAGGGGTCGGAGGGTGGGCTCGGAGTCGGGGCAGGAGTGAGAGGGGGCTGGAAAGCCTGGAAGAGGGCCGGGAGCGGGCAGCCAGATTGTCTGAGATGCGGGTTGTGTAAGCCCAGGCTATTCTGGTTTTGGGAAGCAGCTGCCTGCGGCCTAACCACATCCCGGGCCTGGACGCCGCCCGCCCACCCGCTCCCTTCCGGGCACCTTTCTCTGACCCTGGCCAGCCTTGGGTCTGAACCAGCTCCGGAGGCCTCCTGGTCTGGCCCGACCCAGCCCCACTGGCCTTGGACAGGCCCTGGCTCCCCCCAGCCAGGGGAGCTGGTCGGGCCTCTCTCCCAAAGGCCACCTTGAAAGAGACCCAGGAGCGAGACAGATGAGCCCATGCCAAAGCCAGAGCCTGAAGGGGTTAAACGCTGTGTGTGCCTCTTCTGTGAGTCTGGTGCCCCTGTGTCCTGGAAGGCTGTCACTCGGCGGCTGTCAGCGGGTGACCTCATGCGGGATCCATCTGTGCGTGTGTGCCCCTGTCTCCCTGGCTCTGTTTGAGTCCTTGTGTGCCTGCCTTGATGTGAGGCCCTCCGTGTGCCgggtgtgtgcgtctgtgtgtgtgtgtgtgtgtgtgtgtgtgtacgttcACCCTCGTGTGGGTCTTTCCTTATCACCTGATCGGAAAGGATCTTCTTATCCTACCACCTCCCTTAAGCGGAGGGACCGGGTGGCAGAGGGCAAGTGGTCACGGATCCGCTACCCTCCCAGCCCGCAGGGACCGTGGGCCTCATCGCTAGGCCCCTTGAGGCCTAGACTCAAGAACCAGCCacgcagggggcctgctcccggCTCACTGCTGCTGTTTCCTCCCCGGGGCTCTGTATGGCTCACGGGGTTCCCAGCCCAGTCACCACCAAGCCCCTGCTATAGTTTGCCCTCAGCTGTCCATTCCCCCCTTGAGAGAAGTTGCTTCGTGACCCTAACCGGCCACCCACGGAGCCCTAGTGCCCCTAAGCTTCTGTCCCGCCATTGGCCCACGTCCCCTCTCTGACACCCTCTCCTGCTCCAAGCCCATGCCCCTTCCTTGAACACCCCTCCCAAGCCCCCCTCCCTCCATACAGTTCCGGCCTCCTCACTGGGTTTCCTCTCAAGTGAGGGGCTCTGGGGGACAATGAAGGCAGCGGCCCGGGTAGCCTTGAGCTTCCGGCCCTCCCTGTGCGTGGAGGGCCAGAGAGGGCTACC
Proteins encoded:
- the MLXIPL gene encoding carbohydrate-responsive element-binding protein isoform X2, whose translation is MAGALAGLAAGLHGPRVVPSQDSDSDTDSEDPSTRRSAGGLLRSQVIHSGHFMVSSPHSDSLTRRRDQEGPTGPADFGPRSIDPTLTRLFECMSLAYSGQLVSPKWKNFKGLKLLCRDKIRLNNAIWRAWYIQYVERRKSPVCGFVTPLQGPEADEHRKPEAVVLEGNYWKRRIEVVMREYHKWRIYYKKRLRKSSREGDLLTPKQAEGGWQPPERWCQQLFSSVVPVLLGGPEEEPGGRQLLDLDCFLSDISDTLFTMTQPSSAPLQLPPEDAYVGNADMIQPDLTPLQPSLDDFMEISDFFTSYRPPPTPTASHFPEPPGFGPMADPFFSSGVFGSEVPPASSGVSHLSGHNRLQARSSCPGALDSSAFLNSDFLLPEDPKPKLPPPPVPPPLLQYPALAKGPGLEPCPAPTFPPMAPAPALLQEEPLFSPRFPFSTVPPAPGVSPLPAPTAFPSTPQPGPGPAPAPFPIDLLPSGYLEPPYGPHFPVPQGMRPRGRSPTPSPRGRKPSPPTLAPITANPTATAGGSNPCLTKLLTAAKPEQSLEPPLVSSTLLRSSGSPETAPEFPCTFLPPTPAPTPPRPPPGPATLAPPRPLIVPKAERLSPPAHSGKEGLRGGRDARGWRKGKEERGTPSEARTRGTGQWDPLPCVVLSVGVSVPATGGERRLSGDLSSARGPGTLSVCVSPPQPILSRGRPDSNKVALALTPRSVCYPEALPCSLLGSPHYLPPKTESRRITHISAEQKRRFNIKLGFDTLHGLVSTLSAQPSLKVSKATTLQKTAEYIAMLQQERAAMQEEAQQLRDQIEELNAAINLCQQQLPATGVPITHQRFDQMRDMFDEYVRTRTLHNWKFWVFSILIRPLFESFNGMVSTASLQSLRQTSLAWLDQYCSLPALRPTVLNSLRQLSTSTSILTDPGCIPEQATRAVTEGTLGKPL
- the MLXIPL gene encoding carbohydrate-responsive element-binding protein isoform X3, giving the protein MAGALAGLAAGLHGPRVVPSQDSDSDTDSEDPSTRRSAGGLLRSQVIHSGHFMVSSPHSDSLTRRRDQEGPTGPADFGPRSIDPTLTRLFECMSLAYSGQLVSPKWKNFKGLKLLCRDKIRLNNAIWRAWYIQYVERRKSPVCGFVTPLQGPEADEHRKPEAVVLEGNYWKRRIEVVMREYHKWRIYYKKRLRKSSREGDLLTPKQAEGGWQPPERWCQQLFSSVVPVLLGGPEEEPGGRQLLDLDCFLSDISDTLFTMTQPSSAPLQLPPEDAYVGNADMIQPDLTPLQPSLDDFMEISDFFTSYRPPPTPTASHFPEPPGFGPMADPFFSSGVFGSEVPPASSGVSHLSGHNRLQARSSCPGALDSSAFLNSDFLLPEDPKPKLPPPPVPPPLLQYPALAKGPGLEPCPAPTFPPMAPAPALLQEEPLFSPRFPFSTVPPAPGVSPLPAPTAFPSTPQPGPGPAPAPFPIDLLPSGYLEPPYGPHFPVPQGMRPRGRSPTPSPRGRKPSPPTLAPITANPTATAGGSNPCLTKLLTAAKPEQSLEPPLVSSTLLRSSGSPQETAPEFPCTFLPPTPAPTPPRPPPGPATLAPPRPLIVPKAERLSPPAHSGKEGLRGGRDARGWRKGKEERGTPSEARTRGTGQWDPLPCVVLSVGVSVPATGGERRLSGDLSSARGPGTLSVCVSPPQPILSRGRPDSNKTESRRITHISAEQKRRFNIKLGFDTLHGLVSTLSAQPSLKVSKATTLQKTAEYIAMLQQERAAMQEEAQQLRDQIEELNAAINLCQQQLPATGVPITHQRFDQMRDMFDEYVRTRTLHNWKFWVFSILIRPLFESFNGMVSTASLQSLRQTSLAWLDQYCSLPALRPTVLNSLRQLSTSTSILTDPGCIPEQATRAVTEGTLGKPL
- the MLXIPL gene encoding carbohydrate-responsive element-binding protein isoform X4 — translated: MATGAAETFPWARPHKTSESGQLVSPKWKNFKGLKLLCRDKIRLNNAIWRAWYIQYVERRKSPVCGFVTPLQGPEADEHRKPEAVVLEGNYWKRRIEVVMREYHKWRIYYKKRLRKSSREGDLLTPKQAEGGWQPPERWCQQLFSSVVPVLLGGPEEEPGGRQLLDLDCFLSDISDTLFTMTQPSSAPLQLPPEDAYVGNADMIQPDLTPLQPSLDDFMEISDFFTSYRPPPTPTASHFPEPPGFGPMADPFFSSGVFGSEVPPASSGVSHLSGHNRLQARSSCPGALDSSAFLNSDFLLPEDPKPKLPPPPVPPPLLQYPALAKGPGLEPCPAPTFPPMAPAPALLQEEPLFSPRFPFSTVPPAPGVSPLPAPTAFPSTPQPGPGPAPAPFPIDLLPSGYLEPPYGPHFPVPQGMRPRGRSPTPSPRGRKPSPPTLAPITANPTATAGGSNPCLTKLLTAAKPEQSLEPPLVSSTLLRSSGSPQETAPEFPCTFLPPTPAPTPPRPPPGPATLAPPRPLIVPKAERLSPPAHSGKEGLRGGRDARGWRKGKEERGTPSEARTRGTGQWDPLPCVVLSVGVSVPATGGERRLSGDLSSARGPGTLSVCVSPPQPILSRGRPDSNKVALALTPRSVCYPEALPCSLLGSPHYLPPKTESRRITHISAEQKRRFNIKLGFDTLHGLVSTLSAQPSLKVSKATTLQKTAEYIAMLQQERAAMQEEAQQLRDQIEELNAAINLCQQQLPATGVPITHQRFDQMRDMFDEYVRTRTLHNWKFWVFSILIRPLFESFNGMVSTASLQSLRQTSLAWLDQYCSLPALRPTVLNSLRQLSTSTSILTDPGCIPEQATRAVTEGTLGKPL
- the MLXIPL gene encoding carbohydrate-responsive element-binding protein isoform X5, producing the protein MAGALAGLAAGLHGPRVVPSQDSDSDTDSEDPSTRRSAGGLLRSQVIHSGHFMVSSPHSDSLTRRRDQEGPTGPADFGPRSIDPTLTRLFECMSLAYSGQLVSPKWKNFKGLKLLCRDKIRLNNAIWRAWYIQYVERRKSPVCGFVTPLQGPEADEHRKPEAVVLEGNYWKRRIEVVMREYHKWRIYYKKRLRKSSREGDLLTPKQAEGGWQPPERWCQQLFSSVVPVLLGGPEEEPGGRQLLDLDCFLSDISDTLFTMTQPSSAPLQLPPEDAYVGNADMIQPDLTPLQPSLDDFMEISDFFTSYRPPPTPTASHFPEPPGFGPMADPFFSSGVFGSEVPPASSGVSHLSGHNRLQARSSCPGALDSSAFLNSDFLLPEDPKPKLPPPPVPPPLLQYPALAKGPGLEPCPAPTFPPMAPAPALLQEEPLFSPRFPFSTVPPAPGVSPLPAPTAFPSTPQPGPGPAPAPFPIDLLPSGYLEPPYGPHFPVPQGMRPRGRSPTPSPRGRKPSPPTLAPITANPTATAGGSNPCLTKLLTAAKPEQSLEPPLVSSTLLRSSGSPQETAPEFPCTFLPPTPAPTPPRPPPGPATLAPPRPLIVPKAERLSPPAHSGSPHYLPPKTESRRITHISAEQKRRFNIKLGFDTLHGLVSTLSAQPSLKVSKATTLQKTAEYIAMLQQERAAMQEEAQQLRDQIEELNAAINLCQQQLPATGVPITHQRFDQMRDMFDEYVRTRTLHNWKFWVFSILIRPLFESFNGMVSTASLQSLRQTSLAWLDQYCSLPALRPTVLNSLRQLSTSTSILTDPGCIPEQATRAVTEGTLGKPL
- the MLXIPL gene encoding carbohydrate-responsive element-binding protein isoform X1: MAGALAGLAAGLHGPRVVPSQDSDSDTDSEDPSTRRSAGGLLRSQVIHSGHFMVSSPHSDSLTRRRDQEGPTGPADFGPRSIDPTLTRLFECMSLAYSGQLVSPKWKNFKGLKLLCRDKIRLNNAIWRAWYIQYVERRKSPVCGFVTPLQGPEADEHRKPEAVVLEGNYWKRRIEVVMREYHKWRIYYKKRLRKSSREGDLLTPKQAEGGWQPPERWCQQLFSSVVPVLLGGPEEEPGGRQLLDLDCFLSDISDTLFTMTQPSSAPLQLPPEDAYVGNADMIQPDLTPLQPSLDDFMEISDFFTSYRPPPTPTASHFPEPPGFGPMADPFFSSGVFGSEVPPASSGVSHLSGHNRLQARSSCPGALDSSAFLNSDFLLPEDPKPKLPPPPVPPPLLQYPALAKGPGLEPCPAPTFPPMAPAPALLQEEPLFSPRFPFSTVPPAPGVSPLPAPTAFPSTPQPGPGPAPAPFPIDLLPSGYLEPPYGPHFPVPQGMRPRGRSPTPSPRGRKPSPPTLAPITANPTATAGGSNPCLTKLLTAAKPEQSLEPPLVSSTLLRSSGSPQETAPEFPCTFLPPTPAPTPPRPPPGPATLAPPRPLIVPKAERLSPPAHSGKEGLRGGRDARGWRKGKEERGTPSEARTRGTGQWDPLPCVVLSVGVSVPATGGERRLSGDLSSARGPGTLSVCVSPPQPILSRGRPDSNKVALALTPRSVCYPEALPCSLLGSPHYLPPKTESRRITHISAEQKRRFNIKLGFDTLHGLVSTLSAQPSLKVSKATTLQKTAEYIAMLQQERAAMQEEAQQLRDQIEELNAAINLCQQQLPATGVPITHQRFDQMRDMFDEYVRTRTLHNWKFWVFSILIRPLFESFNGMVSTASLQSLRQTSLAWLDQYCSLPALRPTVLNSLRQLSTSTSILTDPGCIPEQATRAVTEGTLGKPL
- the MLXIPL gene encoding carbohydrate-responsive element-binding protein isoform X7 is translated as MAGALAGLAAGLHGPRVVPSQDSDSDTDSEDPSTRRSAGGLLRSQVIHSGHFMVSSPHSDSLTRRRDQEGPTGPADFGPRSIDPTLTRLFECMSLAYSGQLVSPKWKNFKGLKLLCRDKIRLNNAIWRAWYIQYVERRKSPVCGFVTPLQGPEADEHRKPEAVVLEGNYWKRRIEVVMREYHKWRIYYKKRLRKSSREGDLLTPKQAEGGWQPPERWCQQLFSSVVPVLLGGPEEEPGGRQLLDLDCFLSDISDTLFTMTQPSSAPLQLPPEDAYVGNADMIQPDLTPLQPSLDDFMEISDFFTSYRPPPTPTASHFPEPPGFGPMADPFFSSGVFGSEVPPASSGVSHLSGHNRLQARSSCPGALDSSAFLNSDFLLPEDPKPKLPPPPVPPPLLQYPALAKGPGLEPCPAPTFPPMAPAPALLQEEPLFSPRFPFSTVPPAPGVSPLPAPTAFPSTPQPGPGPAPAPFPIDLLPSGYLEPPYGPHFPVPQGMRPRGRSPTPSPRGRKPSPPTLAPITANPTATAGGSNPCLTKLLTAAKPEQSLEPPLVSSTLLRSSGSPETAPEFPCTFLPPTPAPTPPRPPPGPATLAPPRPLIVPKAERLSPPAHSGKEGLRGGRDARGWRKGKEERGTPSEARTRGTGQWDPLPCVVLSVGVSVPATGGERRLSGDLSSARGPGTLSVCVSPPQPILSRGRPDSNKTESRRITHISAEQKRRFNIKLGFDTLHGLVSTLSAQPSLKVSKATTLQKTAEYIAMLQQERAAMQEEAQQLRDQIEELNAAINLCQQQLPATGVPITHQRFDQMRDMFDEYVRTRTLHNWKFWVFSILIRPLFESFNGMVSTASLQSLRQTSLAWLDQYCSLPALRPST
- the MLXIPL gene encoding carbohydrate-responsive element-binding protein isoform X6, encoding MAGALAGLAAGLHGPRVVPSQDSDSDTDSEDPSTRRSAGGLLRSQVIHSGHFMVSSPHSDSLTRRRDQEGPTGPADFGPRSIDPTLTRLFECMSLAYSGQLVSPKWKNFKGLKLLCRDKIRLNNAIWRAWYIQYVERRKSPVCGFVTPLQGPEADEHRKPEAVVLEGNYWKRRIEVVMREYHKWRIYYKKRLRKSSREGDLLTPKQAEGGWQPPERWCQQLFSSVVPVLLGGPEEEPGGRQLLDLDCFLSDISDTLFTMTQPSSAPLQLPPEDAYVGNADMIQPDLTPLQPSLDDFMEISDFFTSYRPPPTPTASHFPEPPGFGPMADPFFSSGVFGSEVPPASSGVSHLSGHNRLQARSSCPGALDSSAFLNSDFLLPEDPKPKLPPPPVPPPLLQYPALAKGPGLEPCPAPTFPPMAPAPALLQEEPLFSPRFPFSTVPPAPGVSPLPAPTAFPSTPQPGPGPAPAPFPIDLLPSGYLEPPYGPHFPVPQGMRPRGRSPTPSPRGRKPSPPTLAPITANPTATAGGSNPCLTKLLTAAKPEQSLEPPLVSSTLLRSSGSPQETAPEFPCTFLPPTPAPTPPRPPPGPATLAPPRPLIVPKAERLSPPAHSGKEGLRGGRDARGWRKGKEERGTPSEARTRGTGQWDPLPCVVLSVGVSVPATGGERRLSGDLSSARGPGTLSVCVSPPQPILSRGRPDSNKVALALTPRSVCYPEALPCSLLGSPHYLPPKTESRRITHISAEQKRRFNIKLGFDTLHGLVSTLSAQPSLKCLSGPQRGGHRQHLSPPW